In Streptomyces sp. NBC_01717, one DNA window encodes the following:
- a CDS encoding roadblock/LC7 domain-containing protein: protein MIQQRGNMDWMLKELAEDVPDIHQIVVLSADGLRIARHGGDPDVADRLAAACAGLQSLAAAVASEIPYSDGMMRLVVIEVTGGFFYLMAAGTGAYLAVLAGETVDAGLVGARMRDMVVRIGAHLTSPPRHDGQAG from the coding sequence GTGATCCAGCAGCGGGGCAATATGGACTGGATGCTCAAGGAACTGGCCGAAGACGTTCCCGACATCCATCAGATCGTGGTGCTCTCCGCGGACGGCCTGCGGATCGCCCGGCACGGCGGTGACCCCGATGTCGCCGACCGGCTGGCGGCCGCCTGCGCCGGACTGCAGAGCCTGGCCGCCGCCGTCGCCTCCGAAATCCCCTACAGCGACGGGATGATGCGGCTCGTCGTCATCGAAGTCACCGGCGGTTTCTTCTACTTGATGGCCGCCGGGACCGGTGCCTACCTCGCGGTCCTCGCCGGGGAGACGGTGGACGCGGGACTTGTCGGAGCACGGATGCGCGACATGGTCGTCAGGATCGGCGCCCACCTCACGAGCCCGCCGCGTCATGACGGGCAGGCCGGATGA